Proteins from a single region of Phycisphaeraceae bacterium D3-23:
- a CDS encoding WG repeat-containing protein: MQFRSAFALASALVVCAAPALAQRGEREASPAPNWVFQEGAFHGRIDIVDPAPQDALFPININNNWGLMNQEGDIIHFPEFDWTDYGYGGLARYMVGGKTGYISGNGSEVITAQYDYADRFVDGLAVVMIEGRWGMIDRSNELVIPLEYTGVLRFQDSFAAVQRGERCGFIDRRGRLAVPLEYKSVRSFHNGFAAVQLPDDRWGYIDKRGELVWLDETGRITVLGDFHEQYARVRARMNNDTEVWGYLTKAFRWRIEPAYEDARDFHNGIAAVQVDGRWGFVYANGRWAIEPQFEEVDDFDDAVGSNDFEEPSGRDRAGRRTGRELQTAGLYAMVKQDGRWGYVNRAANGGLVPQFETAEPFYLGLAKVSRGESFAYIGETGQVIFDPESASEGLINRTGRDRARQDAQRDTSPRQNSLETAPPPREQADFPYPPEHHYDEVLPRPED; this comes from the coding sequence ATGCAGTTCCGATCCGCCTTCGCCCTCGCCTCCGCACTCGTGGTCTGCGCCGCGCCCGCGCTCGCACAGCGCGGCGAACGTGAGGCCTCGCCCGCACCCAACTGGGTCTTCCAGGAAGGCGCGTTCCACGGCCGGATCGACATCGTCGACCCCGCACCTCAGGACGCCCTCTTCCCCATCAACATCAACAACAACTGGGGGCTCATGAATCAGGAGGGCGACATCATCCACTTCCCCGAGTTCGACTGGACCGACTACGGCTACGGCGGGCTGGCGCGCTACATGGTCGGCGGGAAGACCGGCTACATCTCGGGCAACGGCAGCGAGGTGATCACCGCGCAGTACGACTACGCCGACCGCTTTGTCGATGGGCTCGCCGTGGTGATGATCGAGGGCCGATGGGGCATGATCGACCGCAGCAACGAGCTGGTCATCCCGCTGGAGTACACGGGTGTACTGCGGTTCCAGGACAGCTTCGCGGCGGTGCAGCGCGGCGAGCGCTGCGGCTTTATCGACCGGCGCGGCCGACTCGCGGTCCCGCTCGAGTACAAGTCGGTCCGATCGTTCCACAACGGGTTCGCGGCGGTGCAGCTGCCCGACGACCGCTGGGGCTACATCGATAAGCGCGGCGAGCTGGTCTGGCTCGACGAGACCGGGCGGATCACTGTGCTGGGCGATTTCCACGAGCAGTACGCCCGGGTCAGGGCGCGCATGAACAACGACACCGAGGTCTGGGGCTACCTGACCAAGGCCTTCCGCTGGCGGATCGAGCCGGCGTACGAAGACGCACGCGACTTCCACAACGGGATCGCCGCCGTGCAGGTCGACGGGCGGTGGGGCTTCGTCTACGCCAACGGCCGCTGGGCGATCGAGCCGCAGTTCGAGGAGGTCGATGATTTTGATGATGCGGTGGGGTCGAACGATTTCGAGGAGCCTTCAGGCCGCGACCGGGCTGGCCGGCGCACCGGCCGGGAACTGCAGACGGCCGGGCTCTACGCGATGGTGAAGCAGGACGGCCGATGGGGCTATGTCAACCGCGCCGCCAACGGCGGGCTGGTGCCGCAGTTTGAAACCGCCGAGCCGTTCTACCTCGGGCTCGCCAAGGTGTCGCGGGGCGAGAGCTTCGCGTACATCGGCGAGACCGGGCAGGTGATCTTCGACCCCGAATCCGCGAGCGAGGGACTCATCAACCGCACGGGCCGGGACCGCGCCCGCCAGGACGCACAGCGCGATACCAGCCCCCGACAGAATAGCCTCGAAACCGCCCCCCCACCCCGCGAGCAGGCCGACTTCCCCTACCCGCCCGAGCACCACTACGACGAGGTCCTGCCCCGCCCCGAGGACTGA
- a CDS encoding WG repeat-containing protein, producing the protein MTYARPPKQLWLGLVAALLMLVGVPTDAQCTGIPSAPPNTGGGTGNGGERVRPQQGNSSEGLLPVQGNEAMGLINHGGYLAVDRSWDWVDYAYDNLIRAVERGRTGYANAGGGWSINPIFAYADRFENGYAVVGDGEHFGIIDKRGELIVPIRLDGALRFREGYAAVQIGEDVGFIDVRGEVVVPVEYARVRSFHQGYAAFTSHADEGQPATHGYLDKRGNVAWSDSTGRVTELRDFNDDLAAVCIDDKWGYLSRRFRGEIRPQFDGARDFADGLAAVQIGELWGYIDRRGRWVVQPTFEDADDFEEGYAMVKQGGLWGYIDKRGEVTIRPQYTYAEPFFRGYARVTMAPNFGYIGTSGRAIWDPGAAGVRHDDTELSCKPWLSTSEQGLAVADASPIGPYQPEHLYDEGLPAQEAPDTPGPGTTAND; encoded by the coding sequence ATGACCTACGCCCGGCCCCCGAAGCAGCTCTGGCTCGGACTGGTCGCAGCGCTTCTGATGTTGGTCGGCGTGCCCACCGATGCGCAGTGCACCGGCATCCCCTCCGCCCCGCCCAACACCGGTGGCGGGACGGGCAACGGTGGCGAACGCGTACGGCCCCAACAAGGCAACAGCTCCGAAGGCCTGCTCCCCGTGCAAGGCAACGAGGCGATGGGGCTCATCAACCACGGCGGCTACCTCGCCGTCGACCGCTCGTGGGACTGGGTCGACTACGCCTACGACAACCTCATCCGCGCCGTCGAGCGTGGACGCACCGGCTACGCAAACGCCGGCGGCGGGTGGAGCATCAACCCCATCTTCGCCTACGCCGACCGCTTCGAGAACGGTTACGCCGTCGTCGGCGATGGCGAGCACTTCGGCATCATCGACAAACGCGGGGAGCTCATCGTCCCAATCCGCCTCGACGGCGCGCTCCGCTTCCGCGAGGGCTATGCGGCCGTGCAGATCGGCGAGGACGTCGGCTTCATCGATGTGCGCGGCGAGGTGGTCGTGCCCGTCGAGTACGCCCGGGTCCGATCGTTCCACCAGGGCTATGCGGCATTCACAAGCCACGCCGACGAAGGCCAGCCCGCGACGCACGGCTACCTCGACAAGCGCGGCAACGTCGCGTGGAGCGACAGCACAGGACGGGTCACCGAGCTTCGCGACTTCAACGACGACCTCGCGGCGGTGTGCATCGACGACAAGTGGGGCTACCTGTCGCGCCGATTCCGTGGCGAGATCCGGCCGCAGTTCGACGGCGCGCGCGACTTCGCCGATGGGCTGGCCGCGGTGCAGATCGGCGAGCTGTGGGGCTACATTGACCGGCGCGGCCGATGGGTCGTACAGCCAACGTTCGAAGACGCCGACGACTTCGAAGAGGGCTACGCGATGGTGAAGCAGGGCGGGCTCTGGGGCTACATCGACAAGCGCGGCGAGGTCACGATCCGGCCGCAATACACCTACGCCGAGCCGTTCTTCCGTGGGTATGCGCGGGTGACGATGGCACCGAACTTCGGCTACATCGGCACGTCGGGCCGGGCAATCTGGGACCCCGGCGCTGCGGGCGTGCGTCACGACGACACCGAGCTGTCGTGTAAGCCCTGGCTCTCGACGTCCGAGCAAGGCCTCGCCGTCGCGGACGCCTCGCCGATCGGCCCCTACCAGCCAGAGCACCTGTACGACGAAGGGCTCCCGGCCCAGGAAGCCCCCGACACGCCGGGCCCCGGCACGACGGCCAACGACTAG
- the arfB gene encoding alternative ribosome rescue aminoacyl-tRNA hydrolase ArfB, whose product MDDPIANSNEVPLAPGVSLPGSALRFTFSRAGGPGGQNVNKVNTKATLTIPLELLDAAMPPYASARLRRVAGRMLTDDAIQISDGSSRSQLANRRGCMEKLREVLVEAMHRPRVRRKTKPSARARQRRLDNKKHRGQLKANRRGGRPPE is encoded by the coding sequence ATGGACGATCCGATCGCCAACTCGAACGAAGTCCCGCTCGCGCCTGGCGTCTCGCTGCCGGGCTCGGCGCTGCGGTTCACGTTTTCGCGTGCCGGCGGGCCGGGTGGGCAGAATGTCAACAAGGTTAACACCAAGGCGACGCTGACTATTCCCTTGGAATTGCTGGACGCCGCGATGCCGCCTTATGCGTCGGCCCGGCTACGTCGGGTCGCGGGCCGGATGCTGACCGACGATGCGATCCAGATCAGCGACGGCTCGAGCCGGAGCCAGCTCGCCAACCGGCGGGGGTGTATGGAGAAGCTGCGCGAGGTATTGGTCGAGGCGATGCACCGCCCGCGCGTGCGGCGCAAGACCAAGCCCTCGGCCCGCGCCCGCCAGCGTCGGCTGGACAACAAGAAGCACCGCGGCCAGCTCAAGGCCAACCGCCGCGGCGGGCGACCGCCGGAGTAA